In Candidatus Coatesbacteria bacterium, a single window of DNA contains:
- the tsf gene encoding translation elongation factor Ts — translation MAEEISAKEVMALRKKTGAGIVDCKKALQECGGDEEKAVEFLRVKGLASAEKKSGRSATEGIIHSYIHAGSQLGVLLELRCETDFVARTDDFRELANNLCLQIAAMNPAAISEKDFPEAVLEAERKVLKEQALESGKPENIVDKMVEGRMKKYLKERSLLEQIYIRNQPEQKDRTVAEYIKENIAKLGENIEVVRFTRYEVGED, via the coding sequence ATGGCCGAAGAGATTTCCGCGAAAGAGGTTATGGCCCTGCGCAAGAAGACCGGCGCCGGGATCGTCGATTGCAAGAAGGCCCTGCAGGAATGCGGCGGCGACGAGGAGAAGGCCGTCGAGTTCCTGCGCGTCAAGGGGCTGGCTTCGGCGGAGAAGAAGTCCGGTCGCAGCGCCACCGAGGGCATCATTCACTCCTACATCCACGCCGGCTCCCAGCTGGGCGTTCTGCTCGAGCTGCGTTGCGAGACTGACTTCGTCGCCCGCACCGACGACTTCCGCGAGCTGGCCAACAACCTCTGCCTGCAGATCGCCGCGATGAACCCGGCGGCCATCTCGGAGAAGGACTTCCCCGAGGCCGTGCTGGAAGCCGAGCGCAAGGTGCTCAAGGAGCAGGCCCTCGAATCCGGCAAGCCGGAGAACATCGTCGACAAGATGGTCGAGGGGCGGATGAAGAAGTACCTCAAGGAGCGTTCCCTGCTCGAGCAGATCTACATCCGTAACCAGCCGGAGCAGAAGGACCGCACCGTCGCCGAGTACATCAAGGAGAACATCGCCAAGCTCGGCGAGAACATCGAGGTCGTCCGCTTCACCCGTTACGAAGTCGGCGAAGACTAA
- a CDS encoding UMP kinase, whose protein sequence is MSGSSQPRRVVLKISGERLCRRCPESFSPFDAVSIGRVVEDITGLHGAGYGVVVICGAGNLLRGRDSVFDDRVLADQSGMLATLINSLAVTDALRTAGLPAQTYSAVPVDTLVTPYRALEVRCALDEGIIAVVGGGTGAPFVTTDSAAALRALELGAGCILKATQVDGVYSADPRSVPGAVRFERLDYDEVLNRRLAVMDLGAVELCRSGGVEVRVFSGEVPGGPLKALTEEGFATVIGPPGAD, encoded by the coding sequence ATGAGCGGATCGTCCCAACCCCGTCGAGTGGTACTCAAGATCTCCGGAGAGCGGCTGTGTCGCCGCTGTCCGGAGTCTTTTTCCCCCTTCGACGCCGTTTCGATCGGCCGCGTCGTCGAGGATATAACTGGTCTTCACGGCGCCGGTTACGGCGTGGTGGTCATCTGCGGCGCCGGCAACCTGCTGCGCGGCCGGGACTCCGTCTTCGACGACCGGGTATTGGCGGACCAGTCCGGCATGCTGGCAACCCTGATCAACTCCCTGGCCGTCACCGATGCCCTGAGGACGGCCGGACTGCCGGCCCAGACCTATTCGGCGGTTCCCGTGGACACCCTGGTGACCCCCTACCGGGCCCTCGAGGTCCGCTGCGCCCTGGACGAGGGTATCATCGCCGTGGTCGGCGGCGGCACCGGAGCGCCCTTCGTCACCACGGACAGCGCCGCGGCTTTGCGGGCTCTGGAACTCGGCGCCGGCTGCATCCTCAAGGCCACCCAGGTCGACGGCGTCTACTCCGCCGATCCACGCAGCGTACCCGGAGCCGTGCGCTTCGAGCGTCTGGATTACGACGAGGTACTCAACCGCCGCCTGGCGGTGATGGATCTGGGCGCCGTCGAGCTCTGCCGCTCGGGCGGTGTCGAGGTCCGTGTCTTCTCCGGCGAGGTCCCCGGCGGTCCGCTCAAGGCGCTGACCGAGGAGGGTTTCGCCACCGTCATCGGACCGCCCGGCGCCGACTGA
- a CDS encoding ribosome recycling factor, giving the protein MAEPRLKEFKNRMDKAVEATQRDLRAIRTGRANPAILDGIRVDYYGNPTPINQMATISVPEPRMIMIQPWDKSAIENITRALQSSDLGITPNSDGVVIRLPFPKLTEDRRKELVKVAKSLSEEGKVSLRNIRRDANEMLKKMEKKGELSEDESKRLQDVVQDYTDKHSANIDKLVEEKVGEIMDV; this is encoded by the coding sequence ATGGCAGAACCCCGGCTCAAGGAATTCAAAAACAGGATGGACAAGGCCGTGGAGGCCACCCAGCGCGATCTGCGGGCCATCCGCACCGGACGCGCCAACCCGGCCATTCTCGACGGCATCCGCGTCGACTACTACGGTAATCCGACGCCGATCAACCAGATGGCCACCATCAGCGTCCCCGAACCACGGATGATCATGATCCAACCCTGGGACAAGAGCGCCATCGAGAACATCACCCGGGCCCTGCAGTCCAGCGATCTGGGAATCACGCCGAACTCCGACGGTGTCGTCATCCGCCTGCCCTTCCCCAAGCTGACTGAGGATCGCCGCAAGGAGCTGGTCAAGGTCGCCAAGAGCCTCAGCGAGGAGGGCAAGGTCTCGTTGCGTAACATCCGCCGCGACGCCAACGAGATGCTCAAGAAAATGGAGAAGAAGGGCGAGCTGTCCGAAGACGAGAGCAAGCGGCTGCAGGACGTGGTCCAGGACTATACCGACAAGCATTCGGCGAATATCGACAAGCTCGTCGAAGAGAAGGTCGGCGAGATCATGGACGTCTGA